The genomic interval TGCCCAGTCCTTTGTATCTCTGCTGATTCTTACATAAAGCCATTTAACCCTCTTACAAGTCCAAATCTGTCCCCCATCACTTGCTCAGAAACAAACGATTCTCCTTGTGTGGGACCCACCCTCCTTAGGGTCTTGTGAGAAGTTACAATCCGCAACAACTAAGAAAAGGTTTTTTGTTCTCTCACATCTACCCACCTGCTCTGGCCGCCTCATGGGAATCAGAAATAATGTAACCAAACTCAGGTTCAGCTGCTCACTGCTTAAAAAGCCAGACACACAAGAAGAAAGGTTTGGTGGAAGGAAAGCAGGTTTATTCCAGTGCTAGCAGCTTGGGAGATAGCCACACTCAAGTCTCAAAAAAGCCAGCTCAAATTCTCAGGCTGGCTCAAGGGGTTTTAAGGGAAAGGGGTACATAGGCTGCAAATCCTCTTGTCATTTTCTAATGGCTAGCTTGAGTAATTGACCATCCAGAGACCTGGTTAGCATCATCTCGTTGGGGGTCAGCTTACAGATTAACTGTGTACCAATTTCTTCTTGGAAGGGGGAAGATTGCAACTTCCAGTTCCACCTCATGCCTGGATTGTTTCAAGATTAGCCTTTGGAATTCTGAAGCAAACAGGTAATTAGGTATATAGCAAGAAACAAATGGAGAAAGgggttactattttttttttttttttttttttttgagatgaagttttgcttttgttgcccaggctggagtgcaatgacgcaatctcagttcaccgaAACCCTTCACtttccggattcaagcaattctcctgcttcagcctcctaagtagctggggattacaggcatgcgccaccacgcccggctaattttgtatttttagtagagatagggtttctccatgttggtcaggctgttctcaaactcccaacctctggagatccgcccgctttggcctcccaaagtgctgggattacacgcgtgagccactctgcctggtcAAAAGGGGTTACTTTTAGAGTAAGCTAACAAACTGTTTATTCAGGTTACAATAATACATGTGAAAGAAATTTTTTAGTTATAAAGCACTATATACTTTTTCTTGGTGATTGTTTATTCCAATTCTCCCCTTTTTAGAGATGATACAACTGAAGGCCCAAACGTTTAAACGGTAAAGATTCACTTTAATCCTGGTCTCTAACCCACTGTCCTATAATTCCTTCCATTCACCTGAACTGCTTTGGGTGATTCACAGATTTCTGAAGACTTTGCTTTCCCTTTCTCCACTAATTTGGGATTAAATTGAGACCTTTCTCCTAGAGCTCTCATCACATTCACACACCAGCATGAGGTCATTCACACAGATCTTATCGCTGAGGAAATGGAAGGAAAGGCACTATTCACTCTTctactaattcattcattcaacaggtatTTTTTGAGCATCTATTTGGTTCCAgcagctgtttcttttttcctgcctcagttttatttatacaaatagcGCAGCAGtaccccagccccatgcagacggCAGCCCAGGCGGAGGGGGTTGGTCgcaccagtccttctgtcctcacgTTGGCAGACAGAGATCTCTACTCTGAAGCCTTTATAAGGGCCTGGGCAcctttgggagcctgagctggaactgaagctggagctgcagtctgggccttggtttgatccttggtcttggccttggccttggcctttggCCGGCAGAGTCTGAGCTCCTTGGCAATGTGAGCATGAGCACACTTCCCAggcttggggtgggcaatgtaggcaagttGATCAAGCTTGCtgctgacaccctttgggatcttgggcttaacctccttgggctttacgaAAGCCTTGATAGCCTCAGCACGTGCACTCATGGTCTTGGCATTGTgggcctgcatcttctttaggcccttcttgttgtgcttcttggcaaagcccatgttcttcaggaacttggggtccagCCCCCTAAGAGATTCATATCTTTGTGATtggggtttcttgataccatttctgtgccacTTTTGGGACtgcttgtgtgtggtgtggttcttggacttggccatgtctgcacctAAGCCACGACTTCCGGGAGCCGTCTTAAACTCTGAACACATAGCAGTAATCAAAATAGACAGAAAACCCTTGCCCTTATGGAACTTGCATTCTAGTGGGatgatgaataaatacataatgtaTTTAACGTGAAAGATGTTGGCAAATGCTAGGGAGAAAAATAAGCAAGGGAAGGAGGATAGGGAGTGTcgggggaagaggaaggaagttgcaattttaaataggatggtcagagaagtcttccctgaggaggtgacattttgCCAAAGACCTGAAAGGCATAAAGAATCAAACCATGCATCTGTGGGGAGAAGACCACTCCCAACAACAGAAATGCCAGCGGCAATGCCCTGCGTGAGAAGTAAGCCAGGTCTGTTGGTGGAGCAGCCAGTATAGCAGGAACAGAATGAACAGGGGGAAAAACAGCAAATGAGGACAGAGAGGGGGTGACAGGGATATCATTGTGCAGGGCCTTGGGGCCTGTGGAAAGtaaaaaagttcctttttaattttctttcttgttaaagaataagtgtgcaaccaggcgcagtggctcacgcttgtaatcccagcactttgggaggctgaggtgggtggatcatgaggtcaggagttcgagaccagcctggccgacacagtgaacccccttctctactaaaagtacaaaaattgggtggatgtggtggcacatgcctgtaatcacagctacgtgggaggctgaggcagagaactgcttgaacccgggagggagaggttgcagtgagccgagatcgtgccactgcactccagcctgggcgacacagctagactctgtctcaaaaaaaaaaaaagaataaatgtgctagtaactttgttaagccctatgctatgtagctgttagacatgacatgcttacaggcacgtagtacattctatgttcttgtactttaaccaagatgtctgtgctggacatgctcacaggcatgtcccagctctgcattgcttttacctgtttagaaaagttttaagttgttagccaatcaacTTAAATTGATTGTGAGGTCTGACTCCAGCCAACAAacatcagacacagcagtaaggaggACCCCAAATGTATAAGGAAtcaatttgtctgttttccttggttcattgtactctcgtggcacgaTGGCTAGTgggggtacccttcctgcagtccaggaagtaaaaattgcgttgctgaaacgtcctttgtctcagtgctgatttttttttgcagCACCGAGCATCTATTTTCAACATCAATTTCCAAAAGGGGCCACAGTAAGGAAGCTGGCCTTTAATCTGAGTGGGATGGCAGGCTGTGGGAGGGGTCTGAGCTGAGGAGTGGCTCCCACCCCCGCATGACTCCTTCTGTCTTCCCCTCCAGCACCATTCATTCCAAGTTTCAGGACAAGGGCTTCAAGTCATTTAGGTCCGGGTGGGAAGTTCAGGCACCACTTCCCCTTTTCTCTGGGATATCTGCACTTTGAGTCTGTCTTTtttggcagaaaaaataaaatagcctaaTTAGAGGACTTTTGAGGATCTGCGAGAGGTGTTTTCTAAGACCTCTGTGGGTCATATAAAGTCTCTGCAGAACAGGAAGTGAAAAACCTAGGAACTATGAGGGTAGGAGAGGCAGCAGACCCAGGCAGCTTTGAGGAAGTTAAGAAACGGGAAAACTCAGTCTAGAGACCAAAGAATTAATATCTGATATGTGCATAGGACCGTCACGCACATTCAATAGTTGACAATTCTGTGTCCTAAGGACTCAGACACAGTAGACAGCATTAGCCTTGTCTATCGTATAATGAGGAAACTTAGAAACAGAGAGATTCCATGATTTGCCATTAGTGTAACCACCcaaggggttcaccttgcccactgcctagacagagttGATTtctcaagacaggggaattgcaatagagaaagtaaTTCACGCAGAGCTGTCTATGTGGGAGACGGGAGTTTTATtactactcaaatcagtctcccggAGCATTCGGGGAGcagacttttctttgttttgttttttgtttttttgagatggagtctcactcttgtcacccaggctggagtgcagtagcgtgatcttggctgactgcaacctccacctcataggttcaagtgattctcctgcctcagcctccttagtagctaggattacaggcccatgccaccatgcttggctaatttttatatttttaatagagacgggatttcaccatgttggccaggctggtctcaaactcctgacctcaggtcatccacctaccttggcctcccaaagtgctgggattacaggcatgagccacagcacccatccTCACCCTTAGGTTTTCATATCCCTACTCAGTACAGGCAATTGAGAATCAGTTTCACATTTTCGTCTTTCctttctgtattagtttcctggggctactgtaacaaagtaccacaaactgcatggtttaaaacaacagaagtttattgcctcacagttctggagggcagGAGTCTGAAATTGAGGTGTTGTTAGGGCCATGTTTCCTCTGAAACTGTCGGTGAATCCTTCCTTGAGTCTTCCAAGCCTCTGGCGGTTTGCTGGCGGTCTGGAGTTCCTCGTCTTGCAGCTGCTTAACTCCattctctgcctctgtggtcacGTGGAATCTCCCCTTGCGTCTCTGTCTTCACAGGCGGTCTTCTTATAAGGAAGCCACTCACATTGAGTCAGAGGCCCACGCCACATTAGTATCATCTCATCTTcctcattttaataaattatatctgtaacaacactatttccaaataaagacacattctgaagtactgggagttaggacttccaatatgccttttttttttttttttttggtgagggtgtggtacacaattcaacccataaatAACACTATAAAAGCACATCAGCTTATGCCAGAAATTTCACACAAGATCCAAAATACATTTCCCTACCCggaagaagaaactgaaactcaaaacaaaaactcataaaCCACTATAAGATTCCAAAACGTCAACAATTAAGTTTttataagctgggcacagtggtgtgtgcctgtactcccagctacttgggaggttgaggcaggaagatcgctcacttgagcccaggagttgaaggccactgtgagctatgatggcacctgtgaatagccactgcactccagcctcggcaacataacgagaccctgtctgtaaaaataataataataatgagttgtttttgagatggagttgcgctcttgttccccaggctagagtgtaatggcaccatctcagctcaccactacctccgcctcccgagttcaatcgattctcctgcctcagcctcccgagtagctgggactacaggcaagtgccaccatgcctggctaattttgtatttttagtagagacagaatttctccatgtcggtcaggctggtctcaaactcctgacctcaggtattccacctaccttggcctcccaaagtgctgggattacaggcgtgagccaccgcacccagccaataatgAGCTGTTATAGCAATAGTTCGCATCCTATATAGACTGTTCTATTCAGGGCGATGCCAGGAAGCATATTAGATTGCAgatcaaggccaggtgcagtggctcatgcctgtaatcccagcactttgggaggcccaggcaggcagatcacctgaggtcaggagtttgaagccagcctggccaacatggtgaaaccctgtctctaccaaaaagtataaaaatctgCAAATATCTTACCAATAAGTgcagagtaaaaaagaaaaaatagaaaagaaaaaaaaatacaaaaatcagccgggtgttgtggggcacacctgtagtcccagctactcatgagaatcatttgaacctgagaggcagttgatcgtgccactccactccagcctgggacacagagcaaggctctgtctcaaaaaaaaaaaaagcaggttaaAATGCGTTTTGACACActgacaataaaaatgaaaggtaCACCAGCTGTGGTagcacatgtttgtaatcccagcacttcgggagacagAGGCGGAaagattgcttggggccaggagtttgagatgagcatgcgccacatagtgagaccttgtctctccaacatatatatatatatatatatttgttaaattaaaggTAGTATAttagtaaaatagaaaatgaggctgagtgcagaggctcacacctataatcccaacactttgggaagctgaggtgggcggattaactaaggtcaggagttcaagaccagcctgaccaacatggagaaaccctgtctctactaaaaatacaaaattagccgggcgtggtggtgcatgcctgtaatcccagctactcggaaggccaaggcaggagaatcacttgaacctgggaggcagaggttacagtgagccaagatcacacattctctccagcctgggcaacaagagcaaaactccatctcaaaaaaaaaaaaaaaatacagcaatagGTAGTATAGTTTAGTGTCAAATCACCCGGTTTAAAGCGGTTTACCATATTAGCAGTGCCCCAATCTAAAGCGTTTATTTCATTTATGATGAGAACAACATGTGAGCACTTCCTAAAGCCACCCACAGAACCCTAACATTGTTGTATGTTCATAAAATCCGATTCaacataaaatgatttgtgtGGATTACTTAGCACTATATTTAGCTGCCATAACTAGAAAAGGATAGATGTTATGAGAGAACTATTTACTTAGGCTTTCACTGCCATGAAAGTTTAGTCTTTAGCCTAAAAAATTTACCCCCAGATTAAATTCTGCATGGACCTTGCAACTGAGTAAAATCAGACTGCATCTCCTATCAAACACTATGTGCATAATTGAATTTTTGCAAACCTAATCATAATCTAAACCAAGAGTCGGcaagcttttttaaaaaggaccagATAGCaaatgttttaggctttgcagaCCATATGGTCCCCGTGGCAACTCTTCAGCTCTGCTGTTGTTGCGCAAAAGCAGCCATggacaatatataaacaaatgggcagtatggctgtgttccaataaaactttatttacaaaaacagacagcAGGGCAGATTTGGGCCACAGGCTATAGTTTACTGACCCCCTAATCCAAACATACTAGAAAACAGCTTGTTATGTAAACTGAACTTGAAAGGAGTTTTTTCAAATTACATGAAAAAGTCCTTTCGTCACGTACTTCCCACATCCCCACCCCTgcgcacttttttttctttcttttttgtaaattgaACTTAGAATATTCGATATGCTGCAAACAAAGCAAATCCATACCAGATGTCACTATGACTCAAAGGACTCTTGAGCCATGATTTTGCTTAGTCTCCTAACGTGAAATAAATCTGTGCCTAAATTGTCTCAGAAAGATGGGAATTTAATGATCCACTTGTAGCTCTACAAGAAAGTTTGATCCCAAATTGCCTTAATAATCCGTGTTATCCTCAAAGTAAAATCATTGTTTCCTATACCTAACTCCAACCTTCCCCACCTGTCTTCTGTAGAAAGAGTAAACATCCAGCTTTTCAATTCCTTCAGTACTAACCACCTCTGGATGACAATTCATTCACAAAGCCAGCCTGAGATCATCAGGATCACTTGGCTATAGGTAGCATCTCCCTTTGGAGAGCCCCTTAAAGCCACAAGTATTTTCATAGAGGCAGTGATGTCTTAGCATAACATCTGTAACCTCTTATgcctctgtttgtttttttttttttttttttttttttttgagacaagagtctagctctgtctcccaggctggaatgcagtggcaagatctcagttcactgcaatctccaactcccaggttcaagcaattctcttttctcaccctcccaagtagctgggattacaggcacctgccatcacgcccagctaattttttttttttttttttttttgagatggagttttgctctcgttgctcagtctggagtgctttggcacaatctccactcacagcaacctccgcctcccaggctcaagcaattctcctgcctcaacctccagagcagctgggttTACTGTTGTgcactccatgcctggctaagtttttcatttttagtagagatggggtttcggcaTGTTGGCCATGACTGGTttcaagctcctggactcaagtgatccacctgcgtcagcctcccaaactgctgggatttcagctgtgagccaccacacctggctaatttttgtatttttagtagagacagagtttcaccatattggtcaagctggtctcgaactcctaatctcaggtgatccacctgcctcggcctcccaaagtgctgggattatagatgtgagctactgtgcccggcctcttatGCCTCTTTTAGCAGACTTTTATTCCCacccccttcctctccctgcaACATTCCAACTAGGTACAGttttaaagcaatagaaaaaaagggagctggcacagtggctcacacctgtaatcccaattacttgggaggctgaggcaggaggatcacttgagcctaagaattgaaggctacagtgagctgtgattgtgcccctgcacttcagcctgagtgatagagtaggaccttgtctctaaaagaaaaaaaaaggaaaagattaaatGGCCTTGTACTAgctaaaatgtgattttaaaatatccattattCATAAATTTTACATGTTTGGCTTCTTCTATAAACTCATGT from Callithrix jacchus isolate 240 chromosome X, calJac240_pri, whole genome shotgun sequence carries:
- the LOC118150453 gene encoding large ribosomal subunit protein eL29-like; this translates as MAKSKNHTTHKQSQKWHRNGIKKPQSQRYESLRGLDPKFLKNMGFAKKHNKKGLKKMQAHNAKTMSARAEAIKAFVKPKEVKPKIPKGVSSKLDQLAYIAHPKPGKCAHAHIAKELRLCRPKAKAKAKTKDQTKAQTAAPASVPAQAPKGAQALIKASE